A genome region from Gossypium hirsutum isolate 1008001.06 chromosome A04, Gossypium_hirsutum_v2.1, whole genome shotgun sequence includes the following:
- the LOC107947897 gene encoding uncharacterized protein encodes MAKNDALIQSQASTLENLENQMVALKTGKIVEPSEVVVEDEPTEKEESQPTVEVPTPKKLDAEKSDEQLHINISLADALEQMSNYVKFIKDILSKKKKLSEYEIAALMKECSAFLQNKLPLKLKDLESFMIPYNIKESYCNKALYVLGASINLMAKSIFKLLGIGEVKPITVTLQLADRSLPYPKGKIEDV; translated from the exons ATGGCGAAAAATGACGCCTTAATACAAAGTCAAGCATCAACACTGGAAAATCTAGAGAACCAAATGG TTGCATTAAAAACTGGTAAGATTGTGGAACCCAGTGAGGTTGTGGTTGAAGATGAGCCTACTGAAAAAGAGGAAAGTCAACCAACagttgaagttcctacaccaaaaAAATTAGATGCTGAAAAATCTGATGAG CAACTACATATCAATATTTCATTAGCAGATGCTTTAGAACAAATGTCCAACTACGTGAAGTTTATAAAGGATATTCTATCCAAGAAGAAAAAGCTTAGTGAGTATGAGATTGCTGCTTTGATGAAGGAGTGCAGTGCGTTCTTACAAAATAAGCTACCTCTGAAATTGAAAGACCTTGAAAGCTTTATGATACCCTATAACATCAAAGAATCTTACTGCAATAAAGCTTTGTACGTCCTTGgagcaagcatcaacttgatggccaaatctattttcaaactaTTGGGAATAGGTGAAGTAAAACCCATTACTGTGACACTTCAACTTGCAGACCGCTCATTACCATATCCTaagggaaagatcgaggatgtttag